From one Streptomyces sp. R41 genomic stretch:
- a CDS encoding DUF742 domain-containing protein — protein sequence MTDDHWYEDETGSMVRPYTVTRGRTRPSNRHTIDLMSQVTAVETDEGQPGVDHVRAALLDLVRRGSRPVVELAADADLPLTVVRVLLGDLAEARLVRIDAPRRTAPGGPAADPELLREIVERLREL from the coding sequence GTGACCGACGACCACTGGTACGAGGACGAGACCGGCTCGATGGTGCGGCCCTACACCGTGACACGGGGCCGGACACGGCCCTCGAACCGGCACACGATCGATCTGATGTCGCAGGTCACAGCCGTGGAGACGGACGAGGGGCAGCCGGGCGTCGACCACGTCCGCGCCGCCCTGCTCGACCTGGTGCGCCGGGGATCCCGGCCGGTCGTCGAGCTCGCCGCGGACGCCGACCTGCCCCTGACCGTCGTCCGGGTGCTGCTCGGCGACCTGGCAGAGGCCCGTCTGGTGCGCATCGACGCACCGCGGCGGACGGCGCCGGGCGGGCCGGCGGCCGACCCGGAGCTGCTGCGCGAGATCGTGGAGCGGCTGCGCGAGCTGTGA
- a CDS encoding uracil-xanthine permease family protein, protein MDLGVRWKLHGDGRTPAPGAVVRPDERLSWPRTVGLGAQHVVAMFGASFVAPVLMGLDPNLAIMMSGVATVIFLLATRGRVPSYLGCSLSFVGVAAVIRAQGGTSATVTGAVFVVGIALFLVGLAVQRFGARIIHATMPPIVTGAVVMLIGFNLAPVTASTYWPQDQWTALLVMLFTGLAVVCLRGFWSRIAIFLGLVFGYGISWAFDRIFGKIHSVDASGKLTDHWRLDLSGVGKADWIGLPSFHGPSFQWSAILVALPVVIALVAENAGHVKAVGEMTGVRLDDKLGTAISADGVGSMLSTAVGGPPNTTYSENIGVMAATRVYSTAAYWTAAGFALLFGVCPKFGAVVAAIPGGVLGGITVILYGMIGLLGAQIWLNARVDLRNPLNLVPAAAGIIIGIGNVTMKFTDTFSLSGIALGTLVVITGYHALRAMAPAHLKTQEPLLDEGTSSYDEVEDQRASS, encoded by the coding sequence ATGGACCTCGGCGTGCGATGGAAACTGCACGGCGACGGGCGCACGCCCGCCCCCGGAGCGGTCGTCCGCCCCGATGAACGCCTCTCCTGGCCCCGTACGGTCGGGCTCGGCGCCCAGCACGTGGTGGCCATGTTCGGGGCGTCCTTCGTCGCACCCGTCCTCATGGGCCTCGACCCGAACCTCGCGATCATGATGTCCGGCGTCGCGACGGTCATCTTCCTGCTCGCGACGCGCGGCCGCGTGCCCAGCTACCTCGGCTGCTCGCTCTCCTTCGTGGGCGTCGCCGCCGTGATTCGGGCGCAGGGCGGCACCAGCGCGACGGTGACCGGCGCGGTGTTCGTGGTCGGCATCGCCCTGTTCCTGGTGGGGCTCGCCGTGCAGCGTTTCGGGGCCCGGATCATCCATGCCACGATGCCGCCGATCGTCACCGGCGCGGTCGTCATGCTGATCGGCTTCAATCTCGCGCCCGTGACCGCGTCCACGTACTGGCCGCAGGACCAGTGGACTGCGCTGCTGGTGATGCTGTTCACCGGCCTGGCCGTGGTCTGCCTGCGCGGCTTCTGGTCACGCATCGCGATCTTCCTCGGTCTGGTCTTCGGGTACGGGATCTCCTGGGCCTTCGACCGGATCTTCGGCAAGATCCACTCGGTGGACGCGAGCGGCAAGCTCACGGACCACTGGCGCCTGGACCTCTCCGGCGTCGGCAAGGCCGACTGGATCGGGCTGCCGTCCTTCCACGGCCCGTCGTTCCAGTGGTCGGCGATCCTCGTAGCGCTGCCGGTCGTGATCGCGCTGGTCGCCGAGAACGCCGGTCACGTCAAGGCCGTCGGCGAAATGACCGGCGTCCGGCTGGACGACAAGCTGGGCACCGCGATCTCCGCGGACGGCGTCGGCTCGATGCTCTCCACCGCGGTCGGCGGCCCGCCGAACACGACGTACTCCGAGAACATCGGCGTGATGGCCGCCACCCGCGTCTACTCGACCGCCGCCTACTGGACCGCCGCGGGCTTCGCCCTCCTCTTCGGCGTCTGCCCCAAGTTCGGCGCGGTCGTGGCGGCGATCCCGGGCGGCGTCCTCGGCGGCATCACCGTGATCCTGTACGGCATGATCGGCCTGCTCGGCGCCCAGATCTGGCTCAACGCGCGGGTCGACCTGCGCAACCCGCTGAATCTGGTGCCGGCCGCCGCGGGCATCATCATCGGCATCGGCAACGTCACCATGAAGTTCACGGACACCTTCTCGCTGAGCGGCATCGCCCTCGGCACCCTCGTCGTGATCACCGGCTACCACGCGCTGCGGGCGATGGCTCCGGCCCACCTCAAGACGCAGGAGCCGCTGCTGGACGAGGGCACCTCCTCGTACGACGAGGTCGAGGATCAGCGCGCCAGCTCATAG
- a CDS encoding glycoside hydrolase family 6 protein has translation MVAAASVVVAVGAVTGMVSALDDGRSSDDAKPLVSRSPSLQPLPAVPTPSPTSASPSPVKSASPKPSPKPSASKKKQQTVAASALLYRHPDSQVLDWVEAHPGDARRDVIESRIADRPAAVWFADFTPSTITARVRAVTSAAAVQGRVPVVVAYAVPQRDCGGASEGGAPDLAAYDGWIDNFAAGLGSGEVIVILEPDSIAQSDCLTEGEQADRFASLARAGRVLKAANPKARVYYDAGHSDWNPPAKQASLLDQAGAASPASSDGIFTNVSNFHRTSDEIAYARQVLSALGGPASLGAVIDTSRNGNGAPSDGEWCDPAGRKIGKAPTLSTGEARIDAYLWVKLPGESDGCKGTPGTFSAEYAYELAR, from the coding sequence ATGGTCGCGGCGGCCTCGGTCGTGGTCGCGGTCGGCGCGGTGACCGGGATGGTGTCCGCGCTCGACGACGGGCGCTCCTCCGACGACGCCAAACCGCTGGTGAGCCGCTCGCCCAGTCTCCAGCCGCTGCCCGCGGTGCCGACGCCGTCGCCCACGTCGGCCTCGCCGTCCCCTGTGAAGTCTGCGTCCCCGAAGCCCAGCCCGAAGCCCTCCGCGAGCAAGAAGAAGCAGCAGACCGTGGCCGCCTCCGCCCTGCTCTACCGCCACCCCGACTCCCAGGTCCTCGACTGGGTCGAGGCCCATCCCGGCGACGCCCGGCGCGATGTGATCGAGTCCCGCATAGCCGACCGCCCGGCCGCGGTCTGGTTCGCGGACTTCACGCCGTCCACCATCACCGCACGGGTCAGGGCGGTGACGTCGGCCGCCGCCGTGCAGGGCCGGGTCCCGGTCGTCGTGGCGTACGCCGTCCCGCAGCGCGACTGTGGCGGCGCCTCGGAGGGAGGGGCGCCCGACCTCGCCGCGTACGACGGCTGGATCGACAACTTCGCGGCGGGGCTGGGATCCGGCGAGGTCATCGTCATCCTGGAGCCCGACTCGATCGCCCAGTCCGACTGCCTCACCGAGGGCGAACAGGCCGACCGCTTCGCCTCGTTGGCCCGCGCGGGCCGCGTCTTGAAAGCCGCGAACCCCAAGGCCCGGGTCTACTACGACGCCGGCCACTCCGACTGGAACCCGCCCGCCAAACAGGCCTCGCTGCTCGACCAGGCGGGTGCCGCCTCACCCGCCTCCTCCGACGGCATCTTCACCAACGTGTCCAATTTCCACCGTACGAGCGACGAGATCGCGTACGCCCGACAGGTGCTGTCCGCTCTCGGCGGCCCGGCGAGCCTGGGCGCCGTCATCGACACCAGCCGGAACGGCAACGGAGCCCCGTCCGACGGCGAGTGGTGCGATCCGGCGGGCCGGAAGATCGGCAAGGCGCCGACCCTGAGCACCGGGGAAGCCAGGATCGACGCCTATCTGTGGGTGAAGCTGCCGGGCGAGTCGGACGGCTGCAAGGGCACGCCGGGAACCTTCTCGGCGGAGTACGCCTATGAGCTGGCGCGCTGA
- a CDS encoding alginate lyase family protein produces MSARPRLGVVLAAVVALASAVVPSAVAHAAPKVPRTAVLDGARLQQTKERLDRGDPQLKRTLEDLTARADNWLNQGPWTVVDKPKPAPGGDVHDYLSQAPYWWPSQPKTADNPWGCPYVQRDGQRNPEVDTGTDRQDVEKVFDSSYDLSLAWYYTGKKQYAEKAASVLRTWFLAPDTRMNPNLNHGQFIPCKYDGRAIGIIDFSQSYTSVLDAIAILETGAPGWSKSDRTAMLAWNTDFRDWLANSAFGKEEGAAKNNHGTFYDMQLAALAYATGDKDLARRTVLDARALRIDPQIAADGSQPQELARTRSWHYSTFDLVAYTRLAAIGRHVGVNLWSYEGPDGQSLFKAVDYLLPAATGAEPWAHPELEFHRFAASDVVHAAADAGDRAAKAAVPKLETPPGGDLWALRPAAEQLDSIAG; encoded by the coding sequence ATGAGTGCAAGACCCCGTCTGGGTGTGGTCCTTGCGGCCGTGGTCGCCCTCGCGTCCGCCGTCGTTCCCTCCGCCGTTGCCCATGCCGCGCCGAAAGTCCCCAGGACCGCGGTGCTCGACGGCGCGCGGCTGCAGCAGACGAAGGAGCGTCTGGATCGCGGTGATCCCCAACTCAAGCGCACGCTCGAGGATTTGACGGCCCGCGCCGACAACTGGCTGAACCAGGGCCCCTGGACGGTCGTCGACAAGCCGAAGCCCGCACCCGGCGGCGACGTCCACGACTACCTCAGCCAGGCCCCGTACTGGTGGCCCTCGCAGCCCAAGACCGCCGACAACCCCTGGGGTTGCCCCTACGTCCAGCGTGACGGCCAGCGCAATCCCGAGGTCGACACCGGCACCGACCGCCAGGACGTCGAGAAGGTCTTCGACTCGTCCTACGACCTCTCGCTGGCCTGGTACTACACGGGCAAGAAGCAGTACGCCGAGAAGGCCGCCTCCGTCCTGCGCACCTGGTTCCTGGCCCCGGACACCCGGATGAACCCGAACCTGAACCACGGGCAGTTCATCCCCTGCAAGTACGACGGCCGGGCCATCGGCATCATCGACTTCTCGCAGTCCTACACCAGCGTCCTGGACGCCATCGCGATCCTGGAGACGGGCGCCCCCGGCTGGTCCAAGAGCGACCGCACCGCGATGCTCGCCTGGAACACCGACTTCCGCGACTGGCTGGCGAACAGCGCATTCGGCAAGGAGGAGGGCGCCGCCAAGAACAACCACGGCACCTTCTACGACATGCAGCTCGCCGCACTGGCCTACGCGACCGGCGACAAGGACCTCGCCCGGCGCACCGTCCTCGACGCGCGCGCCCTGCGCATCGACCCGCAGATCGCCGCCGACGGCAGTCAGCCCCAGGAGCTGGCCCGCACCCGCAGTTGGCACTACTCGACCTTCGACCTGGTGGCGTACACCCGGCTCGCCGCCATCGGCCGGCATGTCGGCGTGAACCTCTGGTCGTACGAAGGGCCGGACGGCCAGAGCCTGTTCAAGGCGGTCGACTATCTGCTGCCCGCGGCGACGGGCGCCGAGCCGTGGGCCCACCCGGAGCTGGAGTTCCACCGGTTCGCGGCGAGCGACGTCGTGCACGCGGCCGCCGACGCGGGGGACAGGGCCGCGAAGGCAGCCGTGCCGAAGCTCGAAACGCCGCCCGGCGGTGACCTGTGGGCGCTGCGACCGGCGGCGGAGCAGCTGGACTCGATCGCGGGCTGA
- a CDS encoding Repetin, which produces MSRLDRRTELIALGAAVLLSAGAAGSAVASGTGHQDKQEAAALTGTAKLYRSAGDDITFSFDAHLAAKDNDDPLKATGTFEWSHYIAGDGAWAKAKVDCLLTGGKVAVVSGVITDSDLPGAKGRRVGITVHDLGHHDRLGYSWASVGDPVETKDLPKCVGSAPFEKVKRGTGDYTVVPWHPAF; this is translated from the coding sequence ATGAGCCGCCTCGACCGTCGTACGGAGCTCATCGCGCTCGGCGCCGCCGTGCTCCTCTCCGCCGGAGCGGCCGGATCCGCCGTGGCGTCCGGCACCGGGCATCAGGACAAGCAGGAGGCCGCCGCCCTCACCGGCACCGCCAAGCTGTACCGGTCGGCGGGCGACGACATCACGTTCTCCTTCGACGCGCACCTGGCGGCCAAGGACAACGACGATCCACTGAAGGCCACCGGCACCTTCGAGTGGAGTCACTACATCGCCGGCGACGGGGCCTGGGCGAAGGCCAAGGTCGACTGTCTGCTCACCGGGGGCAAGGTGGCCGTCGTCTCGGGGGTGATCACCGACTCCGACCTGCCCGGCGCGAAGGGCAGGCGGGTCGGCATCACGGTGCACGACCTCGGCCACCACGACCGGCTGGGATACAGCTGGGCGTCGGTCGGTGATCCGGTGGAGACCAAGGACCTGCCGAAGTGTGTCGGCTCCGCACCCTTCGAGAAGGTGAAGCGGGGCACCGGCGACTACACGGTCGTGCCCTGGCATCCCGCGTTCTGA
- a CDS encoding LLM class F420-dependent oxidoreductase: MATRLGLSLPQTHQYDIGRDVPDVARAAEEIGYESLWVFERVLFPEPATQGLYGMPGVPWPEAYRGLAEPLVTLTLAVPATRRARLGTSVLVAPLHGPFQLARTLGTLDAASGGRIVAGLGTGWSLDEYAAAGVAPFEERGQILDEVLDVCRAVWGPDPVRYEGRLTKIASAVVAPKPARPIPILLPAFTKKALSRLVERGDGWMPVAMGAEQLATQWQGVRNFAAERGRTEPIESVARVNLQYTAKAYDGSDRAPFQGSIDQIVTDLAAHAEVGLDEFFLDFGDSPRDAQELKDLAAEVYTAARAAGV, translated from the coding sequence ATGGCCACTCGGCTCGGCCTGAGTCTTCCGCAGACGCACCAGTACGACATCGGACGCGACGTGCCGGACGTGGCGCGCGCGGCCGAGGAGATCGGTTACGAGAGCCTGTGGGTGTTCGAGCGCGTCCTGTTCCCCGAGCCCGCGACGCAGGGGCTGTACGGCATGCCGGGAGTGCCCTGGCCCGAGGCGTACCGCGGACTCGCCGAACCGCTGGTGACGCTGACCCTGGCCGTCCCGGCCACACGTCGGGCGCGGCTCGGCACGAGTGTCCTGGTCGCCCCGCTGCACGGCCCGTTCCAGCTGGCCAGGACCCTCGGCACGCTGGACGCGGCGAGCGGTGGCCGGATCGTGGCGGGCTTGGGCACGGGCTGGTCGCTCGACGAGTACGCGGCGGCGGGGGTGGCCCCCTTCGAGGAGCGCGGCCAGATCCTGGACGAGGTCCTCGACGTGTGCCGCGCGGTGTGGGGCCCCGACCCGGTGCGGTACGAGGGCCGGCTGACCAAGATCGCGTCTGCCGTGGTCGCCCCGAAGCCCGCCCGGCCGATCCCGATCCTGCTGCCCGCCTTCACCAAGAAGGCACTGTCCCGGCTCGTCGAGCGCGGCGACGGCTGGATGCCGGTGGCCATGGGGGCCGAGCAGCTCGCCACGCAGTGGCAAGGGGTGCGGAACTTCGCGGCCGAGCGAGGGCGGACGGAGCCGATCGAGTCGGTGGCGCGGGTGAACCTCCAGTACACGGCCAAGGCGTACGACGGCTCTGACCGCGCCCCCTTCCAGGGCAGCATCGACCAGATCGTGACCGACCTCGCGGCCCACGCCGAGGTCGGCCTCGACGAGTTCTTCCTCGACTTCGGCGACAGCCCGCGGGACGCCCAGGAGCTCAAGGACCTGGCCGCCGAGGTGTACACGGCGGCCAGGGCGGCCGGAGTCTGA
- a CDS encoding acyl-CoA thioesterase, producing the protein MTAEAPPAAPVLAYGRLIPVTVHFDDLDALGLLHNARYPVMVERAWTALWNERGFGGFEGDWEAAGDFCNAVKELRISYEAPINRPGAYAVHLWLERLGNTGLTYGFRFCSADGSVTYAHGTRVLVRLDAGTLRPTPWSDRFRALGRELLRSRG; encoded by the coding sequence GTGACCGCCGAAGCACCACCCGCCGCCCCCGTGCTTGCCTACGGGCGGCTGATTCCCGTGACCGTCCACTTCGACGACCTGGACGCGCTCGGGCTGCTGCACAACGCCCGCTACCCCGTGATGGTCGAGCGTGCCTGGACCGCGTTGTGGAACGAGCGCGGCTTCGGCGGCTTCGAGGGCGACTGGGAGGCGGCGGGCGACTTCTGCAACGCCGTCAAGGAGTTGCGGATCAGCTACGAGGCTCCGATCAACCGGCCCGGCGCCTACGCCGTCCACCTCTGGCTGGAGCGGCTCGGGAACACCGGACTGACGTACGGCTTCCGCTTCTGCTCGGCCGACGGCTCGGTGACGTACGCGCACGGCACCAGGGTGCTCGTCCGGCTCGACGCCGGGACGCTGCGCCCGACGCCGTGGAGTGACCGGTTCAGGGCCTTGGGTCGGGAACTGCTGCGCTCGCGGGGCTGA
- a CDS encoding DUF5995 family protein, giving the protein MAQLAQLITPVDTVVSRMRALDATLPERDGVAVFNRVYLAVTEEVDRRLDAGEFPDAEAAITLDVRFAERYLTVAEQGCAPACWRPLLQFRRHPGVRPLQFALAGINAHIGHDLALAVVDTCRTLGCEPADLEDEFERVGDLLVSMEERIREDLMPGPDLLQIADPLTHLLGSWSLERARDATWSAARALWALRGLPDLAEEFGTRLDAAVGFAGRMLLTPLPD; this is encoded by the coding sequence ATGGCGCAGTTGGCACAGTTGATTACTCCCGTGGACACGGTCGTCTCCCGTATGCGTGCCCTGGACGCGACCCTGCCCGAGCGGGACGGGGTCGCGGTCTTCAACCGCGTCTACCTCGCCGTCACCGAGGAGGTCGACCGGCGTCTGGACGCCGGCGAGTTCCCGGATGCCGAGGCCGCGATCACGCTGGACGTACGGTTCGCGGAGCGCTATCTGACGGTGGCCGAGCAGGGGTGCGCGCCCGCCTGCTGGCGGCCACTGCTGCAGTTCCGGCGCCATCCCGGTGTACGTCCGCTGCAGTTCGCGCTCGCGGGCATCAACGCGCACATCGGGCACGATCTGGCGCTGGCCGTGGTGGACACCTGTCGTACGCTCGGCTGCGAACCCGCCGATCTGGAGGACGAGTTCGAACGCGTGGGCGACCTCCTCGTCTCGATGGAGGAACGCATCCGCGAAGATCTGATGCCAGGCCCCGACCTGCTCCAGATCGCCGACCCGCTCACCCATCTGCTCGGCTCCTGGAGCCTGGAGCGGGCGCGCGACGCCACCTGGTCGGCGGCGCGGGCCCTGTGGGCGCTGCGCGGCCTGCCCGACCTGGCCGAGGAGTTCGGCACCCGCCTCGACGCGGCGGTGGGCTTCGCCGGCCGGATGCTGCTCACTCCGCTGCCGGACTGA
- a CDS encoding flavin monoamine oxidase family protein — MTSTVPNAVQHADVQQPPITMFGPDFPYAYDDFLAHPAGLGQIPATEHGTEVAVIGGGLSGIVAAYELMKMGLKPVVYEADEIGGRLRTVGFDGCDPSLTAEMGAMRFPPSSTALQHYIDLVGLETRPFPNPLAEATPSTVVDLKGESHYATTVDDLPQVYRDVMNAWNACLEEGADFSDMNQAMRERDVPRIREIWAKLVEKLDNQTFYGFLCESESFKSFRHREIFGQVGFGTGGWDTDFPNSILEILRVVYTEADDHHRGIVGGSQQLPLRLWEREPEKIVHWAYGTSLAKLHDGTPRPAVTRLHRTAGNQITVTDANGDIRTFKSAIFTAQSWMLLSKIACDDSLFPIDHWTAIERTHYMESSKLFVPVDRPFWLDKDEETGRDVMSMTLTDRMTRGTYLLDDGPDKPAVICLSYTWCDDSLKWLPLSANERMEVMLKSLGEIYPKVDIRKHIIGNPVTVSWENEPYFMGAFKANLPGHYRYQRRLFTHFMQDALPEDKRGIFLAGDDISWTAGWAEGAVQTALNAVWGVMHQLGGTTDPTNPGPGDVYDEIAPVELPED, encoded by the coding sequence ATGACGTCCACGGTGCCCAACGCCGTCCAGCACGCCGATGTGCAGCAGCCGCCGATCACCATGTTCGGCCCGGACTTCCCGTACGCGTACGACGACTTCCTCGCGCACCCCGCGGGCCTCGGCCAGATACCCGCGACCGAGCACGGCACCGAGGTCGCGGTCATCGGCGGCGGCCTGTCCGGCATCGTAGCCGCGTACGAGCTGATGAAGATGGGCCTCAAGCCCGTCGTGTACGAGGCCGACGAGATCGGCGGCCGGCTGCGCACGGTCGGCTTCGACGGGTGCGACCCCTCGCTCACCGCCGAGATGGGCGCCATGCGCTTCCCGCCCTCCTCCACCGCCCTCCAGCACTACATCGACCTGGTGGGCCTGGAGACCCGGCCGTTCCCCAACCCCCTTGCCGAGGCGACGCCCTCGACGGTCGTCGACCTCAAGGGCGAGTCGCACTACGCGACCACCGTCGACGACCTGCCGCAGGTCTACCGCGATGTGATGAACGCCTGGAACGCCTGTCTCGAAGAGGGCGCCGACTTCTCCGACATGAACCAGGCCATGCGCGAGCGCGATGTCCCGCGCATCCGCGAGATCTGGGCGAAGCTCGTCGAGAAGCTCGACAACCAGACCTTCTACGGCTTCCTCTGCGAGTCGGAGTCCTTCAAGTCATTCCGGCACCGCGAGATCTTCGGCCAGGTCGGCTTCGGCACAGGCGGCTGGGACACCGACTTCCCGAACTCCATCCTGGAGATCCTGCGCGTCGTCTACACCGAGGCCGACGACCACCACCGCGGCATCGTCGGCGGCTCCCAGCAGCTGCCGCTGCGCCTGTGGGAGCGCGAGCCGGAGAAGATCGTGCACTGGGCGTACGGGACCTCGCTCGCGAAGCTGCACGACGGCACCCCGCGCCCGGCCGTGACCCGACTGCACCGCACGGCGGGCAACCAGATCACGGTGACGGACGCGAACGGCGACATCCGTACGTTCAAGTCGGCCATCTTCACCGCCCAGTCCTGGATGCTGCTCTCGAAGATCGCCTGCGACGACTCGCTCTTCCCGATCGACCACTGGACCGCCATCGAGCGGACCCACTACATGGAGTCGAGCAAGCTCTTCGTTCCCGTCGACCGGCCCTTCTGGCTCGACAAGGACGAGGAAACGGGTCGTGACGTCATGTCGATGACGCTCACCGACCGGATGACCCGCGGCACCTACCTCCTCGACGACGGTCCGGACAAGCCCGCCGTCATCTGCCTCTCGTACACGTGGTGCGACGACAGCCTCAAGTGGCTGCCGCTGTCCGCGAACGAGCGGATGGAGGTCATGCTGAAGTCGCTCGGCGAGATCTACCCGAAGGTCGACATCAGGAAGCACATCATCGGCAACCCGGTGACCGTGTCCTGGGAGAACGAGCCCTACTTCATGGGCGCGTTCAAGGCCAACCTGCCGGGCCACTACCGCTACCAGCGGCGCCTGTTCACCCACTTCATGCAGGACGCCCTGCCCGAGGACAAGCGGGGCATCTTCCTCGCGGGCGACGACATCTCCTGGACGGCCGGCTGGGCCGAGGGCGCCGTGCAGACCGCGCTGAACGCGGTCTGGGGCGTCATGCACCAGCTGGGCGGGACGACCGACCCGACCAACCCCGGGCCCGGCGACGTCTACGACGAGATCGCGCCCGTCGAACTGCCCGAGGACTGA
- a CDS encoding carbon-nitrogen hydrolase family protein, with protein MRTALLQSSGRPGSVVENLKVLDEATGRAAAAGAGLLVAPEMFLTGYAIGDDIARLAEPADGDSADAIAEIATRHGVAVAYGYPEREGESVFNSAQLISADGTRLANYRKTHLFGCFERDHFTPGEQPVVQAELGGLRVGLMICYDVEFPENVRAHALAGTDLLLVPTAQMHPFQFVAESVVPVRAFENQMYVAYVNRVGQEGEFEFVGLSTLAGPDGVARARAGRGEELVLADADPGFLTASREANPYLKDRRPGFYGSLI; from the coding sequence ATGCGCACAGCCCTGCTCCAGAGCTCCGGCCGCCCCGGCTCGGTCGTCGAGAACCTCAAGGTGCTCGACGAGGCCACGGGTCGTGCCGCCGCCGCGGGCGCCGGGCTGCTCGTGGCGCCGGAGATGTTCCTGACCGGGTACGCGATCGGCGACGACATCGCCCGCCTCGCCGAGCCCGCCGACGGCGACTCCGCCGACGCGATCGCCGAGATCGCCACCCGGCACGGCGTGGCCGTCGCCTACGGCTACCCGGAGCGCGAGGGCGAGTCCGTCTTCAACTCCGCCCAGCTCATCTCCGCCGACGGCACCCGCCTCGCGAACTACCGCAAGACTCACCTCTTCGGCTGCTTCGAGCGCGACCACTTCACGCCCGGCGAGCAGCCGGTCGTGCAGGCCGAGCTCGGCGGACTGCGCGTCGGCCTCATGATCTGCTACGACGTCGAGTTCCCGGAGAACGTCCGCGCGCACGCCCTCGCCGGCACCGACCTCCTGCTCGTGCCGACGGCGCAGATGCACCCGTTCCAGTTCGTCGCGGAGTCCGTCGTCCCGGTGCGCGCCTTCGAGAACCAGATGTACGTCGCGTACGTCAACCGGGTCGGTCAGGAAGGGGAGTTCGAGTTCGTCGGGCTCTCCACGCTGGCCGGACCCGACGGCGTCGCCCGCGCCCGTGCGGGCCGCGGTGAGGAACTGGTCCTCGCCGACGCCGACCCCGGCTTCCTCACGGCCTCGCGCGAGGCGAACCCGTATCTGAAGGACCGCCGCCCCGGCTTCTACGGGTCGCTGATCTGA